From Deinococcus sp. KSM4-11, a single genomic window includes:
- a CDS encoding TetR/AcrR family transcriptional regulator, with protein MSGKREHVVQAALRLYRSQSIGRTTLKDVAQAAEMPLGNLYYYFKSREALLLAVLDECERELQALLSRLESLSPRPWLAAYFEWLLHDAEERHSTSCPFGSLATELRAVGEAAVGRAAEIVECYRAEVTARVAALGTSEPDAVFMGVQGAHAVATILDDPALFRRSIQHLEARTLAVP; from the coding sequence ATGTCAGGAAAACGCGAACACGTCGTTCAAGCCGCTTTGCGGCTCTACCGCAGCCAGTCGATTGGCCGCACGACCCTGAAAGACGTCGCCCAGGCCGCAGAAATGCCGCTGGGGAACCTCTACTACTACTTCAAGTCCCGTGAGGCCCTGCTGCTGGCCGTGCTGGACGAGTGCGAGCGCGAACTTCAGGCACTCCTGTCCCGTCTGGAGTCGCTTTCCCCGAGACCCTGGCTCGCCGCTTACTTCGAGTGGCTTCTCCACGACGCCGAGGAGCGCCACTCCACCAGCTGTCCGTTCGGCAGTCTGGCCACCGAACTGCGCGCTGTGGGAGAGGCCGCCGTGGGCCGGGCAGCGGAGATTGTGGAGTGCTACCGGGCTGAAGTCACGGCGCGCGTGGCCGCGCTGGGGACGTCCGAGCCAGACGCCGTGTTCATGGGCGTCCAGGGAGCGCATGCGGTGGCCACCATTTTGGATGATCCGGCCCTGTTCCGGCGCAGCATCCAGCACCTGGAGGCCCGCACGTTGGCCGTTCCCTAA
- a CDS encoding VOC family protein translates to MTIKRLDHVSVVVDDLPAAIDFFTALGMTLGGQGPVEGPWVDRVNGIEHVQVDIVMMRTPDGHGQVELTKFRHPELVASQPAHAPPNTLGLRSIMFAVESVDDTVARLRATGAELLGEVAQYEDKYRLCYVRGPAGIIVALAEELF, encoded by the coding sequence ATGACCATCAAGAGACTGGATCACGTCAGCGTCGTCGTGGACGACCTTCCTGCCGCCATCGACTTTTTCACCGCGCTCGGCATGACGCTTGGCGGACAGGGGCCAGTCGAGGGCCCGTGGGTGGATCGTGTGAACGGCATTGAACACGTCCAGGTCGACATCGTGATGATGCGAACCCCGGACGGACACGGGCAGGTTGAGCTGACGAAGTTTCGCCATCCGGAACTCGTCGCCAGCCAACCGGCCCATGCACCGCCGAACACGCTGGGCCTCCGGAGCATCATGTTTGCGGTCGAGAGTGTCGACGATACCGTGGCACGCCTGCGCGCCACTGGCGCCGAACTCCTGGGTGAGGTGGCCCAGTACGAGGACAAGTACCGACTCTGCTATGTGCGGGGTCCGGCGGGCATCATCGTCGCACTGGCAGAGGAACTCTTCTGA